A window from Ignavibacteriota bacterium encodes these proteins:
- a CDS encoding phosphoribosylanthranilate isomerase — MFNFMKNVKVKICCISSLEEAQTAIELGASAIGLVSEMPSGPGIIGESLISEIAKSVPQNINTFLLTSKQNAKEIIDQLKRCKTNTVQIVDNLIDGIYSDIRNEIPNIKIVQVLHVQNEKSIDDALAIENDIDAILLDSGNQNLSVKILGGTGKTHNWKISKTIVEKVKVPVYLAGGLNSQNIIEAVQTVKPYGVDLCSSVRTYGKLDKQKLLEFFTKINSI; from the coding sequence ATGTTTAATTTTATGAAAAATGTAAAAGTAAAAATTTGCTGTATTTCAAGTTTGGAAGAAGCTCAAACAGCAATAGAATTAGGCGCTTCGGCAATAGGATTAGTTTCTGAAATGCCAAGCGGTCCCGGAATTATTGGGGAATCTTTAATTTCAGAAATTGCAAAATCGGTTCCGCAAAATATCAATACTTTTTTACTTACTAGTAAACAAAATGCAAAAGAAATTATTGATCAATTAAAAAGATGCAAAACCAATACTGTGCAAATTGTTGATAATTTAATTGATGGAATTTATTCAGATATTAGGAATGAAATTCCAAATATAAAAATTGTTCAAGTTTTGCATGTTCAAAATGAAAAAAGTATTGATGATGCTCTGGCAATTGAAAATGATATTGATGCAATTTTACTCGATTCCGGAAATCAAAATTTATCTGTTAAAATTTTAGGTGGAACTGGAAAAACTCATAATTGGAAAATTAGTAAGACAATTGTAGAAAAAGTTAAAGTTCCCGTTTATTTAGCTGGCGGATTAAATTCACAAAATATTATTGAAGCAGTTCAAACCGTTAAGCCATATGGGGTTGATCTTTGTTCAAGTGTTAGAACATACGGAAAATTAGATAAACAAAAATTGCTGGAATTTTTTACTAAAATTAATTCGATATAA
- a CDS encoding GNAT family N-acetyltransferase — protein MLILRKIEYSDRFDIYEYAKNPEVAKYVLWEAHKSEIDTIAFLNLIYEGYNKNEPAPWGIELKDNSKIIGTIGFVNFNKENNFAEIGFVLAQEFWNKGYVSESISEVVKFGFTKLNLKKIIARCKLENIASEKVLLKSGFNFIGILKDNLFIKGELCDMKLFEIYNSVHV, from the coding sequence ATGTTAATTTTGCGTAAAATTGAATATTCGGATCGATTTGATATTTACGAATATGCGAAAAATCCCGAAGTTGCAAAATATGTTTTGTGGGAAGCACACAAAAGTGAAATTGATACAATTGCATTTTTAAATTTAATTTACGAAGGTTATAATAAAAACGAGCCAGCACCTTGGGGAATTGAGTTAAAAGATAATTCAAAAATTATTGGAACAATTGGATTTGTAAATTTTAATAAAGAAAATAATTTTGCTGAAATTGGATTTGTTTTGGCTCAAGAATTTTGGAATAAAGGTTATGTAAGCGAATCAATTTCGGAAGTTGTAAAATTTGGTTTTACCAAACTGAATTTGAAAAAAATTATTGCAAGATGTAAACTCGAAAATATTGCTTCAGAAAAAGTTTTATTAAAATCCGGTTTTAATTTTATAGGAATTTTAAAGGATAATCTTTTTATAAAAGGTGAACTTTGCGATATGAAACTTTTTGAAATTTATAATTCGGTGCATGTTTAA
- a CDS encoding DNA alkylation repair protein: MSKEFSVDEIIKILKQNKNSKNVEGMAKFGINPEFAFGISMPFLRNLGKQIGKNHSLAIELWKTKIHEARILSTIIDDPKLVTKSQMNSWVKDFNSWDLCDQCCMNLFRKSEFAFEKSLEWMERKEEFVKRAGFALAATLAVHSKNLSDTDFEIYFQKIIEKSDDERNFVKKAVNWALRQIGKRNMYLNKKAIEISEKLINSESKSAKWIGKDELKELTTEKIKSRIL; the protein is encoded by the coding sequence ATGAGTAAAGAATTTTCAGTTGATGAAATAATTAAAATTCTGAAGCAAAATAAAAATTCAAAAAATGTTGAAGGAATGGCAAAGTTTGGAATCAATCCAGAATTTGCTTTTGGAATTTCAATGCCGTTTCTTAGAAATTTAGGAAAGCAAATTGGGAAAAATCACAGTCTCGCAATTGAATTGTGGAAAACAAAAATTCACGAAGCAAGAATTCTTTCAACAATTATTGATGATCCAAAGCTTGTAACAAAATCTCAAATGAATTCTTGGGTAAAAGATTTTAATTCGTGGGATTTGTGCGATCAATGCTGCATGAATTTATTCCGCAAAAGCGAATTTGCATTTGAGAAATCTTTAGAGTGGATGGAACGAAAAGAAGAATTTGTAAAACGCGCCGGTTTTGCTTTAGCTGCAACTTTAGCAGTTCATTCAAAAAATTTAAGTGATACGGATTTCGAAATTTATTTTCAAAAGATTATTGAAAAATCTGATGACGAAAGAAATTTTGTAAAGAAAGCTGTTAATTGGGCTTTGCGTCAAATTGGAAAAAGAAATATGTATCTTAACAAGAAAGCAATTGAAATTTCCGAAAAATTAATAAATTCCGAATCCAAATCTGCCAAATGGATTGGGAAAGATGAGTTGAAAGAATTAACTACAGAAAAAATTAAATCAAGAATTCTTTAA
- a CDS encoding ATP-binding cassette domain-containing protein: MNALEVKNLTKTFNGITAVNNASFEVPEGSIFGLIGRNGAGKTTTIRMMMNIYMPDSGEIILRGTKVGQEFKNKVGYLPEERGLYKKMKVLDTLLFFAEIKGKLGKDVTKKALNYLERFDLIDRKDAKVEDLSKGNQQKVQFISTILHDPEFIILDEPFSGLDPINTNLLKEIILEEKKKNKVIILSTHLMDFAEKMCDHIAMINHGKIILNGSLNEIKKKYSQKNVSLTYDGDISFLQHHPIIDKIFDYGNTTGIKVNDSSQIQQLLKMLVENKIVVKNFSANEISLQEIFVELAGKVDEEILEVKNV; the protein is encoded by the coding sequence ATGAATGCACTCGAAGTTAAAAATTTAACGAAAACATTTAACGGAATTACAGCCGTTAATAATGCATCCTTTGAAGTTCCAGAAGGATCAATATTTGGATTGATTGGTAGAAACGGCGCCGGCAAAACTACAACAATCCGAATGATGATGAATATTTACATGCCGGATTCCGGTGAAATAATTTTGCGCGGAACAAAAGTTGGACAAGAATTTAAAAACAAAGTCGGCTATCTTCCCGAAGAACGCGGACTTTACAAAAAAATGAAAGTTTTAGACACACTTTTATTCTTTGCGGAAATTAAAGGAAAACTTGGAAAAGATGTCACTAAAAAGGCTTTAAATTATTTAGAAAGATTTGATTTGATTGATCGAAAAGATGCAAAAGTAGAAGATTTATCAAAAGGTAATCAGCAGAAAGTTCAATTCATTTCTACAATTTTGCATGATCCGGAATTTATAATTTTAGATGAGCCATTTTCCGGTTTGGACCCGATAAACACAAATCTGCTAAAAGAAATTATTCTTGAAGAAAAGAAAAAAAATAAAGTTATAATTCTCTCAACTCACTTAATGGATTTTGCTGAAAAAATGTGTGATCATATTGCAATGATAAATCATGGAAAGATAATTCTTAATGGCTCACTTAATGAAATTAAGAAAAAATATTCTCAAAAAAATGTTAGCTTAACTTATGATGGCGATATTTCATTTCTTCAACATCATCCAATAATTGATAAAATTTTTGATTACGGAAACACAACGGGAATTAAAGTTAATGATTCATCTCAAATTCAACAATTGTTAAAAATGCTTGTTGAGAATAAAATTGTTGTAAAAAATTTCAGTGCTAACGAAATTTCACTTCAAGAAATTTTTGTTGAATTAGCCGGAAAAGTTGATGAAGAAATTTTGGAGGTAAAAAATGTTTAA
- a CDS encoding ParA family protein: MGKIIALAMPKGGVAKTTSAVNLSIALANKQKRTLLIDADPSNQCAIAFGLPDDPEIGNLFNVLSYTQSCEEAINTTENPYFDILPFKNVSYEEELFLSQFNNDTKLFEHQVKPYIGGYDFVIIDCPPTLVGMTTNVLNIADSVLVPVKSSMFSIAPIPRLLNRINAISKNGNPNIHVEGIFLTMHEINTKASFEAKKELYNLYPNYMLTTAIPKNIAAEVASFRKDPVIIVEPNARSSKAYIQLAEEIIEKNHSLNNDTFQSFSDTENLDDL; the protein is encoded by the coding sequence ATGGGAAAAATTATTGCACTTGCAATGCCCAAAGGTGGTGTTGCAAAAACCACATCTGCTGTTAACTTATCAATCGCATTAGCAAATAAACAAAAAAGAACTTTACTAATTGATGCTGATCCATCAAACCAATGTGCAATTGCATTTGGACTACCCGATGATCCAGAAATTGGAAATTTATTTAATGTTTTAAGTTATACTCAAAGTTGTGAAGAGGCGATAAATACAACAGAAAATCCATATTTTGATATTTTGCCATTTAAAAATGTTTCATACGAAGAAGAACTTTTTCTTAGTCAATTTAATAATGACACAAAATTATTTGAGCATCAAGTTAAACCATATATTGGCGGTTATGATTTTGTAATAATTGATTGTCCTCCAACTTTAGTTGGAATGACAACAAATGTTTTAAATATTGCAGATTCAGTTTTAGTTCCAGTTAAATCAAGTATGTTTTCAATCGCTCCAATTCCAAGATTGTTAAACAGAATCAATGCAATTAGTAAAAATGGAAATCCCAATATTCATGTTGAAGGAATTTTTCTTACAATGCATGAAATAAATACAAAAGCTTCGTTCGAAGCTAAAAAAGAATTATATAATCTTTATCCAAATTATATGTTAACTACAGCAATTCCCAAAAACATTGCAGCAGAAGTTGCTTCATTCAGAAAAGACCCGGTAATAATTGTTGAGCCAAACGCACGTTCTTCAAAAGCGTATATTCAATTAGCAGAAGAAATTATTGAGAAAAATCATTCATTAAATAATGATACATTTCAGAGTTTTTCCGACACTGAAAATTTAGATGATCTTTAA
- a CDS encoding ABC transporter permease, whose product MFNYRIIGLLKRELREKLLSKAFIAMTLAIPALMILILGIQMFLFSFDGDENTKLELVTESQELTQSFKSEFEELPFIKSKYYSFEYSTKSKSELKKYLEEKKSDLLDEKLAAIIFVSDSAKTNKNVEYYSKTPNNATITEKLNSYVNKVLVNNYFQNKNLSEADLDFARSRVGFTGFKVSKDQQIEEEGYGNLVVSYLFTFLLYLSLIMMGQMTMQSVMEEKNSRVAEVLLSSVSSKEFMAGKIFGASITGVFQMAVWLIPLILVTFTQIFALPQEFSFSISIGQILYLLFNYFLGLITFIGLFVMIGAIFENAQDAQSGMWPVLMLIMIPFFIAMSLVRNPGSPIALVASMFPFASIIVMPARMTIVDVPIWQFAVSIILSIATIFAIFPFAGKIFRVGILRTGKKPSWGEIIKWIKYKY is encoded by the coding sequence ATGTTTAATTATAGAATTATCGGATTGCTAAAAAGAGAACTTAGAGAAAAATTACTTTCCAAAGCATTTATTGCAATGACTTTAGCCATACCGGCATTGATGATTTTGATTTTAGGTATTCAGATGTTTTTATTTTCCTTCGATGGAGATGAAAATACAAAATTAGAATTGGTTACGGAATCTCAAGAACTTACGCAAAGTTTCAAATCGGAATTTGAAGAATTACCTTTTATTAAAAGTAAATACTACAGTTTTGAATATTCCACAAAGTCTAAAAGCGAATTAAAAAAATATTTAGAAGAAAAAAAATCTGATTTACTTGATGAAAAACTTGCCGCAATAATTTTCGTTTCTGATTCAGCAAAAACGAATAAAAATGTTGAATATTATTCTAAAACTCCTAATAATGCAACAATTACAGAAAAATTAAACAGTTATGTAAATAAAGTTTTGGTAAATAATTATTTTCAGAACAAAAATTTATCGGAAGCTGATTTGGATTTTGCGCGTTCCAGAGTTGGTTTTACCGGATTCAAAGTTTCTAAAGATCAGCAAATTGAAGAAGAAGGTTACGGAAACTTAGTGGTTTCTTATTTATTTACATTTTTACTTTATCTTAGTTTAATTATGATGGGACAAATGACAATGCAATCTGTTATGGAAGAAAAAAACAGCAGAGTTGCAGAAGTTTTACTTTCATCAGTCAGCAGTAAAGAATTTATGGCGGGTAAAATATTCGGCGCTTCAATTACGGGAGTTTTCCAAATGGCTGTTTGGCTGATTCCGTTAATTCTTGTAACATTCACACAAATTTTTGCTTTACCGCAAGAGTTTAGCTTCAGTATTTCAATTGGACAAATTTTGTATTTACTTTTTAACTACTTTTTAGGATTGATAACATTCATAGGTTTATTTGTAATGATTGGAGCAATTTTTGAAAATGCTCAAGATGCACAATCCGGAATGTGGCCGGTACTTATGTTAATTATGATTCCATTTTTTATCGCAATGTCGCTTGTACGTAATCCCGGAAGCCCAATTGCATTGGTTGCATCAATGTTTCCATTTGCATCAATAATTGTAATGCCAGCAAGAATGACAATTGTTGATGTTCCAATTTGGCAATTTGCAGTTTCGATAATTTTAAGTATTGCAACAATTTTTGCAATATTTCCGTTTGCAGGAAAAATATTTAGAGTTGGAATTTTACGAACCGGCAAAAAACCATCTTGGGGTGAAATTATAAAGTGGATAAAATATAAATACTAA
- a CDS encoding YitT family protein translates to MFRILNGKYPIVDYIAIAIGAAFMAIGIGVFLVDAQVVPGGVSGLSMAFYYLSGNTLPIGLMIWVFNVPLYIWGLKELGKSFGLRTFYGFTLSSIFIDLFRGDVPGFEWIKLQETQTIKDLLANDFLFLILIGAALLGIGLGIIFKFKGTTAGSDIFAAIMQKKYGVKPGQAIMFIDLFVIAFAGFIIEMKDLATNRPAFSLTLYAVFLLFVSARIIDVIIDGFDYARAAYIISDKFVQIEDAIQNSLSRGATAIKSRGLYQNVEREVILTVVTIKELGKLQELIYNIDPDAFVIINNVHEVLGNGFRRRI, encoded by the coding sequence ATGTTTAGAATTTTAAATGGTAAATATCCAATTGTTGATTATATAGCAATTGCAATTGGTGCAGCATTTATGGCTATTGGAATTGGTGTTTTCCTTGTTGATGCACAAGTTGTTCCCGGCGGTGTAAGTGGTTTATCAATGGCATTTTATTATTTAAGTGGAAACACTTTACCAATTGGATTAATGATTTGGGTATTTAACGTTCCATTATATATTTGGGGATTAAAGGAACTTGGAAAAAGTTTTGGGTTAAGAACTTTTTATGGTTTTACTCTAAGCTCTATTTTTATTGATTTATTCAGAGGCGATGTTCCCGGTTTTGAATGGATTAAATTACAAGAAACTCAAACAATTAAAGATCTTCTTGCAAATGATTTCTTATTTTTAATTCTTATTGGCGCTGCACTTTTAGGTATCGGACTTGGAATAATTTTCAAATTTAAAGGTACAACTGCCGGTTCAGATATTTTTGCAGCAATCATGCAAAAAAAATATGGTGTAAAACCAGGTCAAGCAATAATGTTTATTGATCTTTTTGTAATTGCATTTGCCGGCTTTATAATTGAAATGAAAGATTTAGCAACAAACCGCCCGGCATTTTCTTTAACACTGTATGCAGTATTTCTACTTTTTGTATCTGCTAGAATAATTGATGTGATAATTGATGGATTTGATTACGCCAGAGCTGCATATATAATTTCAGATAAATTTGTTCAAATTGAAGATGCAATTCAAAATTCATTAAGTAGAGGTGCAACTGCAATAAAATCAAGAGGACTTTACCAAAATGTTGAAAGAGAAGTAATTTTAACCGTAGTTACAATTAAAGAGTTGGGAAAACTTCAAGAATTAATTTATAACATTGATCCAGATGCATTTGTAATTATTAATAATGTACATGAAGTATTAGGAAACGGTTTTAGAAGGCGAATATAA
- a CDS encoding SdiA-regulated domain-containing protein: protein MRKLLKIISAILLITISNFCNSNNNANGISGNIKPVLQIKINVPEPSGLYLDEITNTLWTVSDESSKIYQINFDGEVLNSFSLNGFDLEGITLLNDTTIVTILERTREVVFLNINGKEIKRFSLSIYGKPNSGFEGIEYNSINNHLYIVNEKSPCLLIETDLNGNIISQNKIEFAKDLSGLCFDKTKNELWIISDESKAIFKCSTEGKLIQKYNVDIKQIEGIAINFSQNKLYIISDPEETLYIFNLP from the coding sequence ATGAGAAAACTTTTAAAAATCATTTCAGCTATTTTACTAATTACAATTTCTAATTTTTGCAATTCAAATAATAATGCAAACGGAATCAGCGGAAATATAAAACCGGTTTTGCAGATAAAAATAAATGTTCCCGAACCATCCGGATTATACCTCGATGAAATTACAAATACACTTTGGACTGTCAGCGATGAATCGAGTAAAATTTATCAAATTAATTTTGATGGAGAAGTTTTAAATTCATTTTCATTAAATGGATTTGATCTTGAAGGAATTACTTTACTTAACGATACAACTATTGTAACAATTTTAGAAAGAACTCGCGAAGTTGTATTTTTGAATATCAACGGAAAAGAAATTAAAAGATTTTCGCTAAGTATTTATGGAAAACCAAATTCGGGATTTGAAGGAATTGAGTACAATTCTATAAATAATCATTTATATATTGTTAACGAAAAAAGCCCGTGTTTATTGATTGAAACCGACTTGAACGGAAATATTATTTCACAAAATAAAATTGAATTTGCAAAAGATCTATCCGGATTGTGCTTTGATAAAACTAAAAATGAACTTTGGATAATCAGCGATGAAAGTAAAGCCATTTTCAAATGTTCAACTGAAGGAAAATTAATTCAGAAATATAATGTTGATATAAAACAAATTGAAGGAATCGCAATTAATTTTTCTCAAAATAAATTGTACATAATTTCTGATCCGGAAGAAACGCTTTACATTTTTAATTTGCCATGA
- a CDS encoding GMC family oxidoreductase: protein MKTFQQHYDYVIIGSGFGGSVSALRLSEKGYKVLVIEKGKKYNSEDFPKSNWNLRKWLWIPTFRFFGFFKITFYKHIGILSGVGFGGGSLVYANTLPIPKKEFFESESWSHLNNWEEELKSYYAIAKKMLGVEKNPKLEFGELSLQKLAIQNKQSDKFEPTEVAVYFGEPNKIIPDPFFNGEGPERSGCTFCGGCMVGCRFNAKNTLDKNYLYLAEKHGAEFLTESEVYDVIPINKDKTIEYKVKWKSSTKIFKKRNEVFCDGVIFSGGVLGTVPLLLKLKKSSLPNLSTKVGQNIRTNSESLLGVTSTNTEKDFSKGIAIGSIYHTDKYSHIETVRYPSGSGFWRTQLMPMLDGKNLFIRLTKILVEIILHPINWFKVYFVKDWAKQTQILLFMQTINSTLTFKNGLFRMKSKLEKGNAPTAFIPEARKLVTDYSKIVDGFPVALASETILGIPTTAHILGGAVMGKDKTEGVIDKNNKVFGYENMFVCDGSAISANPGVNPSLTITALAERAMSKISSKK, encoded by the coding sequence ATGAAAACATTTCAGCAACATTATGATTATGTAATAATTGGAAGTGGTTTTGGCGGATCAGTTTCTGCTTTAAGATTGAGTGAAAAAGGTTACAAAGTACTTGTAATTGAAAAAGGGAAAAAATACAACTCCGAAGATTTTCCCAAATCAAATTGGAATTTAAGAAAATGGCTTTGGATTCCTACATTTAGATTTTTCGGATTTTTTAAAATTACATTTTATAAACACATTGGAATATTATCCGGAGTTGGATTTGGCGGCGGATCATTAGTTTATGCCAACACTCTTCCAATCCCAAAGAAAGAATTTTTTGAATCTGAATCATGGTCACATTTAAATAATTGGGAAGAAGAATTAAAATCTTATTATGCAATTGCAAAAAAAATGCTTGGGGTTGAAAAAAATCCCAAATTAGAATTTGGCGAATTATCACTTCAAAAATTAGCAATACAAAATAAACAATCAGATAAATTTGAACCAACCGAAGTAGCAGTTTATTTTGGTGAACCAAATAAAATAATTCCTGATCCATTTTTTAACGGCGAAGGTCCCGAAAGATCTGGATGTACTTTTTGCGGAGGCTGTATGGTTGGCTGCAGATTTAATGCAAAAAATACTTTGGATAAAAATTATCTTTACTTAGCAGAAAAACACGGAGCGGAATTTTTAACAGAGTCGGAAGTTTATGATGTAATTCCTATTAATAAAGATAAAACGATTGAATATAAAGTTAAGTGGAAATCTTCCACAAAAATATTTAAGAAAAGGAACGAAGTTTTTTGTGATGGAGTAATATTTTCAGGCGGAGTTTTAGGTACGGTTCCACTTTTATTAAAACTAAAAAAATCTTCTTTACCAAATTTATCAACAAAAGTTGGACAAAATATTAGAACAAATTCTGAAAGTCTTCTGGGTGTTACTTCAACAAATACAGAAAAAGATTTTTCAAAAGGTATAGCAATTGGTTCAATTTATCATACCGATAAATACAGTCATATTGAAACAGTAAGATATCCATCCGGATCCGGATTTTGGAGAACACAACTTATGCCAATGTTGGATGGTAAAAATCTATTTATCAGATTAACAAAAATTTTAGTTGAAATTATTTTACATCCGATAAATTGGTTCAAAGTTTACTTTGTTAAAGATTGGGCAAAGCAAACACAAATATTACTTTTTATGCAGACTATAAATAGTACTTTGACTTTTAAAAATGGTTTATTTCGAATGAAATCAAAATTGGAAAAAGGAAATGCACCTACAGCTTTCATTCCCGAAGCAAGAAAATTAGTAACTGATTACTCAAAAATTGTTGATGGCTTTCCGGTTGCACTTGCTTCAGAAACTATTTTAGGAATTCCAACAACTGCACATATTTTAGGCGGAGCAGTTATGGGAAAAGATAAAACTGAAGGAGTAATAGATAAGAATAATAAAGTTTTTGGTTATGAAAATATGTTTGTTTGCGATGGTTCTGCAATTTCGGCAAATCCCGGTGTAAATCCTTCCTTAACCATAACAGCATTAGCTGAAAGAGCAATGAGCAAAATATCCTCAAAAAAATAA
- a CDS encoding DUF4139 domain-containing protein, translated as MKLLALFISALTLALPVNENGQENNQKEIAVTVYNSNLGVIKDTRNINLNSGKSEISITDVAQFIDPTTVHIKFDGEVLEQNYQYDLVNVNKILLKYIDKNIQLINENNEFVEGKLLSALGNQIVLQNKEGGLIMLPSTEKYRFNVGSLPEGLITKPTLVWQLNSNKSGNQDVEISYQTRGMNWHAEYVAVLNEDDTKLDLNAWVSIDNNSGSTYKNAKLKLVAGDVNRVQDQRPMYKGRELTSSVMMADEAQFVEKEFFEYHIYNLQRPTTLAQNETKQISLFEAKNVAAKKKYFYNSYGYNSNGKVNVIIEFQNKEDQKLGVPMPKGKVRVNKSDGESIEFIGEDQIDHTPKNETIKLKIGDAFDIVAEETQTDHKQITDRVYEQIFEVKLKNRKKENVEIEVERYLGLNWEILNSSIEYKKKNAQTITFKVPVKTDAENTLTYKVRYTN; from the coding sequence ATGAAACTATTAGCGTTATTTATTTCAGCTTTAACGTTAGCATTACCAGTGAATGAAAATGGGCAAGAAAATAATCAAAAAGAAATTGCTGTTACTGTGTACAATAGTAATTTAGGGGTAATTAAAGACACAAGAAATATTAATTTAAATTCAGGAAAATCAGAAATATCAATTACTGATGTTGCGCAATTTATTGATCCGACAACTGTTCACATAAAATTTGATGGTGAGGTTTTAGAACAAAATTATCAATATGATTTGGTAAATGTGAATAAAATTCTTCTAAAATATATTGATAAGAATATTCAATTGATAAATGAAAATAATGAATTTGTTGAAGGAAAATTATTATCTGCGCTTGGAAATCAAATTGTATTGCAAAACAAAGAAGGTGGATTAATAATGTTGCCAAGTACTGAAAAGTACAGATTTAATGTTGGATCATTGCCCGAAGGTTTAATCACAAAACCAACTTTAGTTTGGCAATTAAATTCCAACAAATCTGGAAATCAAGATGTTGAAATTTCCTATCAAACACGTGGGATGAATTGGCATGCAGAATACGTTGCGGTTTTAAATGAAGACGATACAAAACTCGATTTGAACGCTTGGGTAAGTATTGATAATAATTCGGGTTCAACTTATAAAAATGCAAAACTCAAATTAGTTGCTGGAGATGTTAACAGAGTGCAAGATCAAAGACCAATGTACAAAGGAAGAGAATTAACAAGTTCAGTAATGATGGCTGACGAGGCTCAATTTGTTGAAAAGGAATTTTTTGAATATCACATCTATAATTTACAGCGACCAACAACTTTAGCACAAAACGAAACAAAACAAATTTCACTTTTTGAAGCAAAAAATGTAGCTGCGAAAAAAAAATATTTTTATAATTCATATGGATATAATTCTAACGGAAAAGTAAATGTTATAATTGAATTTCAAAATAAAGAAGACCAAAAACTTGGTGTTCCGATGCCTAAAGGAAAAGTTAGAGTTAATAAGTCAGATGGTGAATCTATTGAATTTATTGGCGAAGATCAAATTGATCATACACCAAAAAATGAAACAATTAAATTAAAAATTGGTGATGCGTTTGATATTGTTGCAGAAGAAACACAAACAGATCATAAACAAATTACAGATAGAGTTTATGAGCAAATTTTTGAAGTTAAATTAAAAAACAGAAAAAAAGAAAATGTTGAAATTGAAGTAGAAAGATATTTGGGATTAAATTGGGAAATTCTAAATAGTTCAATTGAATACAAAAAGAAAAATGCTCAAACAATAACATTTAAAGTTCCGGTTAAAACAGATGCGGAAAATACTTTAACTTACAAAGTTAGATATACAAATTAA